Part of the Cydia fagiglandana chromosome 2, ilCydFagi1.1, whole genome shotgun sequence genome, acaaattggtattattgcgtccgcacctcattttatcggtaatatcggtcattatcggcgattgaattcggcgagccaaattggcgtttgcgtccgcacgtcctgtttcaatcgggcaatttaatcagattggcgaaaaattgactaatctggatacgcctttatTGCGTAGATACGATGCTTTTTTCTATTGACTATTGCTGAACGCATGGATAAGTGTGGGGAGACCTTTAAACAAACATTGTCGCGTTGTCATCGTGGCTTGTTGAGATGTCACAGTTTAAAGTCGTCGTCGCTATCGGTCCTcggagcggcggcggcgcgggctgcGCGAGCGCCGGCGGCGCGGCGACGGCGACCGGCGGCTGCGGGGACAAGGCaactttaattaatattatactacACAATATCGTTATGTATCGTAGTATACGTATTTGTTAAGGTATGACGTCATCAAGAAGGCGGATATTTTGtgcataaatataaattaaaatcaatttttaaatagattttaatttatattataagtacctactctgAGGCATCTATACCACATCATCAGTAGCTAAcaattaggcccacttgcaccgttctactaacccggggttaggtTTACATTCCACTaactgggttaatggtttaaccgctcaaccccgggttagaggaaaggtgcaagtgggccttatacgAGGGACGTCTGAAAACTTCTAAGCCTAAgatacaaaaacacaattttcaaaggtaaatcactgtttatttttcgatataatctCCTCCCAAATCAATgcactttttacattttttatatagtgcttttagcccattaaaaaaatattctttattttgccCTTCAAAATGCTCCTCTACGGCCGCCTTCATCTCTTCGTCACTAGTAAATCGCTTTCCCCTCAACTCTTTCTTcaaattattgaatagaaaataGTCGCTAGGGGCTAGGTCGGGGCTGTACGGTGGGTGGTCGATTTCGTCAAAGCCAACTTCCTTCAAAGCACGCCTCGCAACATGAGCGGTGTGGACGGGTGCGTTGTCTTGCAAAAACAAAATTCCTTTCCTTAGTTTACCTCTCCTTTTTTCAACTATTGCTTGTCGTACCTGTCTTACAAGATCTGcataataaagtgcatttattGTGGAACCCTTTTCTAAATAATCGATTAAAAGAATACCATCACAGTCCCAAAACACCGTAGCCATTAACTTAGAGGCCGACTTTTGCACTTTAAATTTCTTCGGCGGCCGTTCTCCCTTCTCAATCCACTGCATTGATTCGGACTTACACTCCGGGTCATACTGTCTGATCCATGTTTCATCGACAGTTACTATTCGGGAACAAACTTCGTCTATATTATCTTCGCACAAGTCTAAAAACGCCTGGGAAGTTTCAACACGACGTTCTTTATCGAAGGCAGTAAGCATTTTCGGCACCCAACGAGCACTAACTTTACTCATGTGCAAATGTTCGTGTAAAATTTCTCCGACTCGTTCTTTACTTATACCTAGGACCTCAGCTATTTGCCAAACCTTAATTCTTCTATCTTCCAATACCAACTTTTTGACTTTGGCTACGTTTTCTTCGGTCACTACCGATATTGGCCGCCCTGAGCGGGGGTCGTCTTCGATGGATTCCCGCCCGAGTTTAAATAAGCGACTCCACTTTTTGACTGTGGCATAAGAAGGCCCAGAAGCACCGTAAATAATAGCCATTTCCTCAAAAatacactgcggtgatttttcacTTTTTGTAAGGAACTTAATTACAGCACGATGCTCAATTTTCGTAATATTCGCTGGTAATTCACACATTATGTAGTTTCTAGTTGAATATCTCGAAacagaataataaaaatctgacatattgttttcttaataatttatttttaaatggcctTTCTAGCGGCCAGTATCATAAACACATATACAACCTCGAAATACCTTAGGCTTATAAGTTTTCAGACGTCCCTCGTACGACCCGGCTATCGTATTAGCGGTTACTAaagccaaagagaatagatagtatagaggggtcctgtcatagtaaattttgtagtcacagttaatttactgccatctatcgccaCACgagtaaaactcaaaataaaaacatataaaattatcaaaaaatatatatatatattgataaaatgattttattatttttatatcattttgatccatgttcattcaatgatatctatgtgttaaaattgttaaatatgaaacggcgtcgtcacgccatctagctgaTCATAGGCTAAaagtgtgtgcggcatctatccgagaatgactttttcttgatgtccgaggcacgtttttttcgtagactttattcatcttatacgaagttacatatatgTCTTTGCTAAAGCCCAGggatttttacatattttgacCTTCATGCCATACCGCTTGCTTTTCGCACATTGTATGGCATGTGGTGGGCCAGGCCGTGCTTTGGAGGCCTCTGCCGTAGCCTATATAGACGCGTGCAGCTCTATTTACATGTAATATATAAAAGcaatccccaatccgcattgggctagcgtggggactatagcccaagccctctcgcgcatgaaaggaggcctgtgctcagcagtgggacgtataaaggctgtaatgatgatgatgatataaatgCATAGTTACCGCGGACTGGCGCTACGGTCCGACGCGGAGGAGCCCGACCGTCCTTTCTTCTGAGCTTCTGCGAATAAAGTACAATAAAGAATTGTCATTAAAAAATTTTTTCTACATGACTTTAAATTAAGATtattgaattaagatttcgtaTACCAAACTGAAATCGCTTACTTTTCACTATGGGCTGCCGACTCAACTTTGAAGTTACGAAACgctttagtcaactataatgaattCGCCGAATCGCGTGTCGCCGCGGTCAGGGGGAAAAGGCATAAACGCGctactatttaaaaatataatacagtgcgttgatgtcttttgtaccatattttatctgattctagtgagatacttacctaatttttatcaaatattttaggatttttacCTAGTAGaaaaagtataattttagttgactcgtagaaaaagtattgtgtACAATAGTGATACTACTAATccagcttttcaatctcgtacctacTTAGGCCACTCAGCACTAAAAAGCTCCCTATATCTGCAtcatataaaatactattatatacAAAACTATCTCAATGATAACCTTATTAAGCCCCTATATAATTCAGAGCTAAATTGATGCGAGGACCAAGTAACCAATTTTGCATTTTAATTTATGATTTTTCTTGCTAGCTATTACTAAAGAGAATTGATTGTAATAGAGAGgcaaagtctaaggaaaaatcGTGCTGTACTGCACCATATGTTTTGCGGTCActgaattgtcaaacgtcaacttttgacaatcagagttatggagatgtacagtcgacgtcaaagatatgtttacacttttgcaccttatgcctttgtaataaggcgaaaaatgtagtatctttgacgtcgacggtacagcgccatctcctTTACCTGTCAAACTCGAAGCACGAaattgtcttagattttacGCATCTTACTCAATCAATGTATCTTTGCTATTACTGAGCCTTTAAATTCTGGTCAGTCTTACCTTGGGCTTTGGATTCTCGATCCTTCTGGCGCGATTTGATGAGTCGCACGATCTCCATCAGCTCTTTGCGAGCTTCGTCCCTCTCCTCCTCCTGTGTAAGACAGAGATACACTATAATACACATACATCAAATACACTAAGGTATCAAATCATTCCATCATCAAAAGGACAAAtcgctaataatcgtttgtccctttccatcataccaatacgtcggaaagggacaaacgattattatcagcTTATCAattttagtagacgtttatgaataagggggtaaatctgTACGTACATACCTTTTTCTTGTCATGCTGCGGTGACTTGCCTCCCGAGGCAGAGCGCTTGCCACGCCGAGACGAAGGCGAGTTGCTTCTGGAATAACAATACAcattatagtatgaattatctcagattattttttcgagttcgggtgctaatccgttaaacaaaagcctttgtttcttttaactCTTTTCGTCCTGGTGGTCATCTATACCAACCACCTATTTACATACATCCCCTTCAAAATTGACTAAAATTTTTGAAGGGGATGTATGTAAATAGGTGGTTGGTATAGATGACCACCAGGACGAAAAGAGTTAAGAGCGGGCTACAGCTCGTGCCAAAGCTAcaatgtcgtttaaaaagcatctatcgtgatagtattaaggttcaaattcatatgacagcttgttcggagaacaattagggtggtcttgttttttgagataacaaaaacgtgttatctccgaatgggctgattcaagaatttgaaccatataattagaatggtaaatttgctttttaaatgggtttgttcccgttacttacgtcggggctattagcagtaagcattgaaaccactgcataaaggaaacaatatcttttgtttaacagattagggtccgaGCCCGAAAAATTCACCTGAGATTATTCATACTATAATCCCAAGAGCCACGCTCGATGCTTcggtgtgcgagcgggacattGCTATATACGAGTATAGCGCTGCCTCGCTCACATAGCGGAGCAGCGTGTGGATAGTGTAAGGCTGACAAAACGTATTTCGAGGCCCAGTAAATAAGGCCTAGTaatatttgcgtctcacattttgcttgatgagagagtgagacgcaatgcacattggacaaagaaatcggacaggtggaataccactcatcatcatcatcaccgttatatcagccttttatcgcccactgctgagcataagcctctcttcgagtacgccaTTTGTCCCGGTCCCGAGCCAATCTTATCCcttatgattcggttaaattgtgttctaatgtatgggaaagacaaactaattatagccagccttttatgaatgtagtatgataccttagggtatggtgctttacgcacactagcgtccctccccctccccctgacgcaacccccctttTAGCACGAAATATGTCCCGgattacggttttttttttatttttgagaaaagtattaaagttaggaaaaaagtgtcaaggtaagaaataatccttaataaattttaaacaaataaggttatatacaactttttggtaagactcaccatattcatgcaTTAACTTGGTGAAGTTCAATATAAGGTATCTTCacggagaataagcttgcaagcttattctccgtGAAGATTTCTTTCTGTActgtcacgtactatgttatattaaacttcaacaagtttttcaacggttaaattttgtcgaagttcatctagctataacatcaatatggtgcgtcgtatcaaaaaaatgaatataaccttttttgtttagaatttaatagggaacatgtctttcattgacacttttttcctatattgtatactttccccaaaaaacaaaaaaaactctcaaccgggacatatttatgctaaaagggggttgcgtcaggggaggggacgggacgctagTGTGTGTAAAGCACCATatccaaaggtatcatactacattcatagaatgctggctataattagttttacaaaaaacacaatttgaccgaatcattaGGTAGTAATTCTGGGACGATAAATGGGACCTCAAAACCtacaattttaaaaacaatctaTTGGGAATTTAAGATGAAGGCACAGCTCACCTGATAATGTATGTCTTCCGACGCCTATGGGATGTTAATtaataagtattataaaaaaaaatatttatgtaaaaataattgtAATCCCATAGCTTACCTTCTGCTGAAAATCTATTTGAATTGGTTATAAAACGGTTATCAATCAAAATAACGGTAAAACCGAAGAAAATATGATATGTTGAATTACAATAAATCTtattcccaaaaaaaaaaattaggttcgACTTTTTATAATTTCATTATCTCCCCTACCCAAAgcttgtctggaagagatcactTTTAaacgataagaccgcctgttgctaccaaTGGTCATTATCTGATTCTGTACATGTATTGTAAACTGTGTGAAGTGTGGTGTGctataaatagtattgtatttGTTccaaataagtgttccgtgaacaaagttttgtacggaaaaCTAAAAATTTGAGTAcgaaatatttaagtaataagtAAACATGATGAATTGAAAACTAtggcatgttttttttaaaacagCTATCAATATATTACGTTCCATGGGTAGAGGTACCTGGAACGTCACTTTTTCATGCAGCATTGAGAACAGCTGGTTAACAGCCTTATATCATAGATGCTTTATTGACTTTTAGCATCTCAAACTCACCTGGACTTCGATCTGGATCGCTTCTTCCTCTCACTCCTATCTCTGTCCCCTTCCCTCGTCCCGCTGCGCTCCGTGTCCCTCCTCACTCTCCTATCATTGGATCTGCTGCGTTTCCTATCTCTTTCCCTCTCATTAGACCTGGTTCGTTTCCTATCCCTTTCCCTCTCATTGGACCTGCTGCGTTTCCTGTCTCTTTCCCTCTCCTGGGACCTGCTGCGCTTTCTGTCCCTTTCGTTAGAACTACGTCTCTTATCTCTCCGATCGTTGGACTTGCTTCGTTTTCTATTCCTGTCTTCCTCGGTGCGTTCCGTATCCCTTCTCACTCTCTCATTGGATCTACTGTCTTTTCTATCCCTGTCAATCTTTCTGTCCTTATCACGGGATCCGCTGCGCCTACCACTCTCACTATCTTTCCTCCTTCTATCGTCTGATACCTCTCTCTTTCTCTCACTGCGATCTCTAGTTCTATCTCTCTCTTTAGAACGCGAGCGACGTTCGCTGCGCTCTTCCCTCTTGTCTTTGCGATCATTGCGATTTTCCCTGTCGTCTTTCTCGCTCCTGTGCCTATCGCGCCTATCTTCCCTCTCTTTTGTTCTGTCTTGTTCCTTTTCCTTGTGTTCGCGTTCTTTCTCTTTTTCTTGGTGCCGTTCTCGACGCGGTTCGGGTCGTTCTTCTTTTCTGTAGACAAATAGTTTGCAAAATAGCGATATTTTTTGGCCAATAAGGTAGAAAGTACTAATAATAGGATGCAATTCAATCCTGATGTGCATGGATTCCAGAATTACCTGATTTTCGAAATCTTCAGCCCAGAAAACCTTGAAATCGACTACTATGAAGAGTCACAAaaaagtgcatggccgccattttgcatTCCAAAAGATTATCCTTGCACCATTAGATTTGTGCCATAATAATATTAGTACCTGATCGACGATTAATTCGTTAATATTCTCGAGTGACGATGGAGAAAGAATCATACTCCCTGGCTGCGACTACGGCAGAGTATAAAATGGTGATGATAATGATTACCTGGGCGGTTCCTTAGGCTTGTTACCCTGGAAGGTGCTCCTCAGCATGGAGAAGGGGTCATACTCCCCGTCCGCCGGTCTCCTCTCCTCCTGGCCTTGCGCGTGCTTGGCCCGGATGGGTTCAGCGACCACGGCGGAGGAGAGGCGCGGGGCCGCAGCCACTACGGCTGATGCTAGGCCTATGGTTATTCTAGTTTATTGCTATAGAAGGATGGTGTTGAACAGGAATGTACTTACGACCATGAAGCTCTTACAGAGCGCGACGCGGGTAGACGAGACTGCAACTGTCATGGTATATGACAATAATGATTTACCATGTGTTCTTCGCCTAGTTAGTTGACAGATTGGGCTGTCATTTTGGCTATGATAATGATTACCTGGGCGGTTCCTTGGGCTTGTTACCCTGGAAGGTGCTCCTCAGCATGGAGAAGAGGTCATACTCCCCGTCCGCCGGTCTCCTCTCCTCCTGGCCTTGGCTATGCTTTACTCGCGTAAGCTTGATAAAACGGAGTATAAAATGGTGATGATAATGATTACCTGGGCGGTTCCTTGGGCTTGTTACCCTGGAAGGTGCTCCTCAGCATAGAGAAGGGGTCATACTCCCCGTCCGCCGGTTTCCTCTCCTCCTGGCCTTGGGCGTGCTTGGCCCGGACGGGTTCAGCGACCACGGCGGAGGAGAGGCGCGGGGCCGCAGCCACCACGGTGGAGGCGGGGCCGAGGCGGCGGCGAGGGTGGCGGGAGTCCAGTTCCCTGGGAAGATACTTGTTTGTTTAGCAAGGGATCAAGTTGAATATTGTGTCAACATAGAAAGATACCAgtaaaggagcattccatgaaattgtctaccctGTACTTGTACGTACATAGatattttctccaatatgctcggaaatgttcaccttattgtagcaaaaatagtacgggaagttcttcgtgtcaaactctaatttaaaaaaatcaaactatcgctgtcctgttctagcggacgggaagtaaaaaaacactacagtaataacttattactgaagtgttttttactttttttaaataaaaaaacccaaacagccaaattattattgccgcgagccgcttctacacgactcgatcagctatcatttcaagCTATAGGATAGAGTGAGATAGTGAGATAAACGACCTTACTTGTCTCGTTCTTACAAGACCGTTGTGCACGTGTATTATCGTGCGAAtattgcttaataaaatcaaagattatttttatattttttttataatcgcCGCCGCATTTAAtaagcttatatagtttgtcaaagaactttcacatttcaaacatagacagagagaatcatactatctttgtcttacactagtactagcacccaaaagaaaaggatgggtatagttttcctggttcttactgacaaatattgaatgaacgaatattgaatggtactgaatggcggAATAAGTTTgggcctttaacttttaaaaaataattaaagagggaaactatttttgacattttggatgtgaaggttcgATTtcagtgatgcttgatgcttaaataattattattttatcttctttcctcgcatgtttggagaaaagcactatatatgcctcggcaggaatagcaattcgtggattcgtcttctttcgAAAATCgtaactcatccacgaattgccctttcccggcctctgcaataatgtactattcttGTCTATGATTATACCTCTGGTCGTGCTTGGGGTCGACGCCGAGCGCCAGCGCGAGCATGTCGGCGCGCGACTCGCGCGCGGGcgagcggcgccggcgcggcgggcgggCGGCCGCTTCTAAACAACACCTTATATCATAACTACATTATATTC contains:
- the LOC134672218 gene encoding peptidyl-prolyl cis-trans isomerase G, whose amino-acid sequence is MTVDGDEKPERDRVFMDITIGGLPSGRIVFELYNDIAPKTAENFRALCAGDAGIGKVTGKPLTYKGMLFHRVVKDFMIQGGDFTNSNGTGGESIYGGTFEDETFELPHDRPYLLSMANRGKDTNGSQFFITTQPAPHLDNVHVVFGAVVSGAMLVRQLEALPVDRNSRPLQDAVVANCGQLVRLKAKKRKDKKSEESEAESEKSHKKEKKRKKDKKEKKKKRHQSTSADEGEITEPSHPLVQTSKIDPREIPEVPTNRFLMRGGRDNERERDRPDPRRDRERMRYRERDRHNAYTRSGRMIKGRGVFRYRTPSRSRSRSRSATPPHWRQAQRRIIKLSEFERSEQERADREHQEAKNKPSRPDPKHTRERAVSGGTPEGPFEEKEEGECDTTLERSRHERIDYNALDFEEDIEHDEAAARPPRRRRSPARESRADMLALALGVDPKHDQRELDSRHPRRRLGPASTVVAAAPRLSSAVVAEPVRAKHAQGQEERKPADGEYDPFSMLRSTFQGNKPKEPPRITIGLASAVVAAAPRLSSAVVAEPIRAKHAQGQEERRPADGEYDPFSMLRSTFQGNKPKEPPRKEERPEPRRERHQEKEKEREHKEKEQDRTKEREDRRDRHRSEKDDRENRNDRKDKREERSERRSRSKERDRTRDRSERKREVSDDRRRKDSESGRRSGSRDKDRKIDRDRKDSRSNERVRRDTERTEEDRNRKRSKSNDRRDKRRSSNERDRKRSRSQERERDRKRSRSNERERDRKRTRSNERERDRKRSRSNDRRVRRDTERSGTREGDRDRSERKKRSRSKSRSNSPSSRRGKRSASGGKSPQHDKKKEEERDEARKELMEIVRLIKSRQKDRESKAQEAQKKGRSGSSASDRSASPRRRSPSPRRRRSRSPRRRRSEDR